In Pangasianodon hypophthalmus isolate fPanHyp1 chromosome 5, fPanHyp1.pri, whole genome shotgun sequence, the DNA window ATTTACGAGTACAAACCATGAATCCTTCCTTGGTCGCTACCTGCAGCCAGGATCGCCCATACAAATATGGGGATGAAATTAAACACCTGTTTGAATATTAGCTAGGAGTTGTTGTGGTCCTCTTCCAATCTGTAGTAATTTCAAATCtttatttcagtgtgtttgATTAATATAAGGACAGATTCAGAGTGACTGGAacttttttaatgtgtaataCAATTATGCATTGTTTCACTTTGAGTGTCTAGACCAAAACTGTCAAGAATTTCAAGAatttgatatatatatgtataaatatagatataaaaatgTCTGTTAGTGCCGGTTTTACAACATACATGACCTGATTATATATATTGTTGGTCTACAGAATCAGTATGTCCAGTACTGGTCTGAAAACTTCTATCCATTATTTGACAGTAATAGACCCCCCAGATTAGGTCTTGGAAGGGATAGTGCAGGAGAAGGTCATTGTCTTACTATAAAATATCAGCTACAAATTAtattagttaattattatttttcgcTCTTCGCTGTTGGCAGAATATGTGAATCAGTTTGTGAATCCGTATGTAAATCAGTGTGTTAGCTATGTTGAGTGATATTGACATATACATTAGTCACATACCGGCTACTTTTTTTGTGAAGATTTGGTTGGACAGCTCAATGTGAGGTGCATTGtgtatgcagttttttttaagattacCAATGTCGAATATGATGTTACAACTGTAATTGCATTTAATGGGTCAGTTCTGATAAGCTCTGATCTAAGGCACAAGAAGTTACATTATTTTGCACAAATCTACCCCCTAGTGGTCAGAACAGGTGTAACATATAACGAATATCAGGCTGTGAGAGGGTGTTCATAGCAAAATCATTAATCTAAAATTTACATTAACCCACATATGTAGTGTTgtctataaaaaaatttaagaacCCCTATTCTTGCCAAATTGGCAACCACCATAAAAATACAGTTGCATGCTATTATCTGTTTTgtgatataaattatttatttacatttacagaaaaagaCCCCACcaagacaaaacaaagaaactagTGGAAATATTACCCATACATAACCAAATAGTAGGACTTGTCCTAATGTAATGTCCTAAGATCCTCTCAGTTTGTGTCCTGTGCCACAGGTAGAAGGCACCGGGTGTCACCCCCCTCAGCCTCACCTACAACCCCACCATCACCCCCTCCCCGCTGTCTAGTAGTACGGTCCGGTATGGTCCATCTTGTTGCACCAGGAGGCAGGAGGGAGTGGCTGTTTTTGTATCTTTAATCTCTTGTTACTACATATCCCACGACTGTGAGGCTTCTCCCGACACTTAGATGAGGCGGGTGGAGGCGCGCAGGGTGTTCTCCGAGTTGTAGTGCGTGACGTTTTGCTTTTGACGGTTGATACGGTTAGTCCGTGGGCACTTCCTgtacaaatgagaaaaatgacaaaaagcgGGTGGATATTAACGACGACTGAGGGCATATTTTAAGCTTCACAAGAATATAGATGGAAAGTGTGTGGGATCCGGATTTGCAGGAGATGAATTTTCTAGACCCTGGTCCTTTGCTGCCACCTAGTGGTaatgaacattttttacatgtaaGTAATGTTGCTGATTGAAGAATTgggttgcctttttttttttttttttttttttttttaaattctactCCAGAAAACAGCTAGTGGCATTCATTGCATTAGCTATGAATGATGTCATGTTGGCTCCAGAAGCCATAGCTAGCATGGTTCATTTTGTATTTGGCTGAAGACCTTAAAGATTGAAATGCACTATTGAATTAGAGTAAGGAAACAAAGGAAATATTTTGACACCATTAATCTAAAGTGAAACTGAATATGCTAATTTCATTATGCCCTTAGGACTAAGGACTAACTCCTTGATCTCTACATTTTGTATAACTCTCGTcttttttggtgcattaacatATTGACTAGCAGTAGCTGGTGCGAAAAAGGGTAACACATTAATTTATGGTTCAGTAATAAACTAGATATAAGATTGCCTCTAAATCTTTGTTAAATTATTGTATAACTCTTTTCTAGAATGCTAGTAAACACATTAATGAAGCAATTTGAAAGCAATTTCCCTTGAAAATATTCAGGTTTTCCTCGGGATGTACTCCAGCTCATAAACAAAGCGTCATTATTAACCAGCTGATTAATAATGCCTcgttatatgttatataaatgtattttaaatattaatcaataattattaattgATCATCAAACTAATGATTAATCTTCATTTAGTAAAGTACATATTACTTGCTTATGGATAGTTTATGAGCAAACCTTAAATTAAAGTGTTAACAAAAGATAACAAGGTAACAATCTGGGCAATTtagagattttttattttagcatgtTTGGCTCTTGGTTTCTGAACAACCGTTTTGCCTCATGGCATCTCCATGGGCAGTATTACATGTCTTGTCTCTGGGGCAAAGGTCAGCTCTCAGGCCTCTCCGGTTAAAGCCACATGTAACAGTGAGTCTACATTTCTGCACTCTTGTAAGAACACTTTCCCTTCACACATCCAGGCAGATTCAGATTACAGGCTCTACAGTGTCTGTGCTGTCGTGGTGTTGTGTTTCTCCTgtggagatttttattttatttttatatttttcatttattcttgtATCTTATGTCTATTTCTGAAGTATAACTGAAGAATAATTGTattaattgaaatgttttatcttgttctcattttacattttatttatttgtagacaTACGTTTCATAATTTCTTGCAGATTTTGTCTATATTTACTGAGCtacttcatctttttttctaatttcttattcatttttgtaTCAATATCGATAAAGACTTCTCAATTTTCTTAAATGTTTGTAGCACTTCGTCTCTGCTTGTGGAGATTTCTTCTTAATTTCGATTTATCTTTGCCGCTTTTACTAAATAATTGTGGAGGAATCATGTTGTATTTTCTTATTTCCTTGGATTTTTTTGCAGCTAATTGTCTGTATTTGAGCTGACTGCTCCTTCGCAAGTCTGTGCACATATCAACAAGCCCACTGGGAATTTTCCAGATGCTCCAGATGGCTGGTCCGCTATTTCTGCATCTATCATTGATCTGTAAGTAAACACTCCCCCTGCTGGCTCTTCATGCTTTGTGTGGAGTGCTTCAGAGTCGTTTCTGAATATTCGTTTAGAAGGTTATTCAGGAGCGAAGCGGATTTAAACTTTAATCACTGATCCCCGCACAGGCACCACAATCTGCTGACCTTTAACGGAGTGTTAATTCAGCGGCCTCCCACTGGAACTGAACACACTCCCACTGGTAGTCGAACCATGATGAGGTGTGTGGGTATGTGCTTGCGTGTGGGCATCAACTTCCCTGAAAACTGCCTTGTCTATATAACACTGTGTGAACTGCAGCATTCGTATAACATGAATCTTTGGCTTTGACGTCCTTATTTTTGGTGATAATAgcacaaatgcaaataataaagcataaaaataagATGTTACATATTTACCAGGTTGGAATGAGCACAGTGAATGAATACAAATTAAATCAGCTGCTCTTATTACCTTGAAAATACAAATGTGCACAGTGTAGTGACTTTTTCACAATGATAAACAATTCTATTTCACTTACAGATTCCATGCTGATATTTTACTGCTACAAATAATTGTCTAACTATGCTCATAGCAAATGTATTTTCATGActattttgtgcttttgttgGTGTTCACTCATGTGCGAGCCTCTAGGACAGAATTATTATTAGCTAATTTCTTGTTTCTATGATGGCGAGTGGTATTTAAATTAGTTttgttacacatttttattaatactgaTATAAAGATGATTTTTCATGTGTAATGAGCTGTCTGATTCACATTTGGAAACCACAACtgagttgtttgtttgcttcagAAAAATAATTGAGTTTGttgtggtatagtatagtagctGGATAAAGTAGTCGATTTATGTTTAAAGTAAATTGTGTACAGTCATTGGTTTTgtggtttgtatgtgtgtgtaactttgtgtgtgtgtgtgtgtgtgtatgctcacCGGGTGATACACAGCACCACCACACAGATGATGGCGACCTGCAGGGCTCCGATGATGGAGGCGATGAGGACGTATCGGACTTTTCCAGAACCTGGCACCACATACAGCACGTTGTACTCCTTGGTGTCACACTGTGGGCCGCTGAAGCCTGAGTGACAACTGCGTGGACCAAAAATCGACCAATGAGGGAAGGACAACAGATCaatgaaggaaaagaaacaataaGAGTACAATATAGACCATTGAAATTGGGTTAATGACCATGAAATTGGGACCATTGGGTTAATGACCCAATAGGGGTAAGGCAATGGGCAAATGGGGGTAAGGCGATGGGACAATAGACCAATAAAGGCAggtacaaatgtacaaatgtggCTGAATttattgatgtgaacattatctgaaactcttgacttgtatctgcatgattttatacatcgTCCTGCAGCatcatgattggctgattggataattgcgtgaatgagcaggggcacaggtgtttttttgtttgtacatcAAGGGCTGTCAAACgccattaaacatttaaaatgacattcgaattggaattttaaatggaataaatttggttttcatttgaattcatttgaatattaatgaactgGTAATGTTAAACTGCCACTGACAAAGTAAAGCACTCCATTCTGGATTTGTATTGCATGACCCATGGATGGCGAAAACTGTTCATttcttaagaaaagaaaattatgaGGAGGcaaaattgttattgttttatttagttatgCACAGTAATATTCTCTCATCCCTgatatttagttatatttatatttcttggGCGATGCAGAATAATAAACCTCTCTTCAAAATAAACAACTCCATTCAGAATCTCAAATGGCTTTCTATTCACTATAtttgctcactacatagggtgtaacATAATGGTGTCGCAGACActatgaagtgcactacatgcACACTTTTTGATTCAGCCACGGAAATAGAGCGACTGAGATAACTGACTACAGGACATTGTCAGTTAGGACATACTTTGTTCTAGTTTATGCTTTAATtagaaacaaaaatgataacaaaaatgatcagaaatcaATAAATGACAATTAGGATATATTCACCTATTCTAGTTGACAAGGGTCATTTTGCCAAAAAATTTAGGAATCTCATGTTTCTAGACTTATATTTGACAGCTAAAACTAAATATTGAAAAGTAGAATTTTTActttgaatattattaataaataataatataaaaaagctGAATATGATAATTTGAcagctgtgtatgtgtgggcTTCCTCCCCTGGACAAAAGACCCACATCTCCacctatgtctctctctctctctctctctctctctcacacacacacacacacacacacacacactgatctttcTCTATTCTCTTCAGTCTTCTCTCTGGGGAGATTCGTGCTGAGAAACAGCTGCTGAGTGTTGAGTGCAGCAACTGTTAGACCTAaactcttcctctctccttcactcccCTCTTCTGTTGTGCACTTGCACTCGTTCTCCCTCACATCCTTGCTCACCTTGCCCTCACATTAGTGAGTGACAAAGCAACAGGAGGCCAATCGTTTCATAGGGGACAAGCATCTTTAGaactgagattttttaaaaattgaatgaTCAACTTTATGCATATTAGTTAAGAAATAGTAAAGGTACAAAGAGTGTTTGGTGCAAAACTGGAAGACAATCAACACTGTgatctcatatttttttttttttaaaatgtaaatggtggaaaaattacagtacacacagacacctgATAAAAGCAGCAGTCAGTGCATGCCCACTCGATACACATCTGCAGTGATATCAGTGATTTGTCTGAACTCAATTTTACTCATTATATTTTTCTCTGGAACTACACAGTTCTCTCTATTCGCTGTTCTTGTCTCGTCCAACTTTGGGAGATGTACACAGCAGGGGGAGCTGTTGTGTTGAGATCTTCAGTGcctttcttttgtgtgtgtgtgtgtgtgtgtgtgtgtgtatacctgcaCGATGGTGTGGAGAGCATGTTGGGGTATTCACAGTCTCCATGTACGCAGTAGTTCTTGTAGTGCTCGGGACAAGGGATGTAAATTCCTCGTGCCACCTCTGACACTTCTGGCTTCTcctctacacaacacaacacacacacagacgtctGCTGAAGTCtcactccatttctctctccctctcctactacgcctctgcctctctctctctctggctcagTCCCTCTTTGTCTAACACTTTCTATCTCACTGTCTTCGTCTCTCTgactcttcctctctctgtctgtctctaatCTAACTTGATGACGTGTCtctgttgtttcctttatagcaAGCAGTTACACTTCAACACTTTTATTTGGATCAGCACAGATGCCAAAACATCACGATGCAGATTACCATAAAAACGTTTCAGTAATGTGCAAGAACTCAACCAATTACTGTCAGTCAGCAGCTTGCAGCATATTACACTCCCTACAGAGAAAACATGTAGAaaatctataacacacacacacacacacacacacgtacctgGCAAGTCGGCTCTGGCGTAGTGTCCATCTCCGGGTTTGTTTCCTGTTATCATATCACCTAATGgttaaaacaaagcaaaaaaagttttaagTGCACAAGCTTAAATTGTCAGAGAGTcattaaactgtaatttaaattaaataatttaaacagtCAGCATCTCCGCAGCAGCTGCTGTACACTGGCCGACGTTATTGCACTCATTAATGGAGTTTTTTGCTTAAACTGTACATCTGGCCAACTGTCCCTCCACAGCAGGTGGCCACCGAATAACACAACATGACAACACTTCAcagctaaatgtgtgtgtgtgtgtgtgtgtgtgtgtgttgcatagGGAGCGCCGTCTGTCTCCTTAACCCTCATCTGTTTGGGTCAAAATGacccattttcattttttactcaGTGTAGAACTTTATGTGCTTGGCTCAATTAATACACATGTTCAATCATTTTAGAATGTCATATTTCTATTACAGAGATGATGTTTAGATCTTTTTAAGCTGAGTGTGAATAAACATATCGGATCCTTCCTTCGCTGAAACACTCTCTCCTGTGCTGTCAGGACCGTTATGTATCTATTTCCAAAAGCATTGTTATCAATAATAACTGAGATGGAGGTAAGGTATACTGGGTAATTTATGATAACTGTTACAATTTATTGTTATAAAATCTAAAAGGATTGTTTAAGCTAAAGGTTGAACGATAGATAGATGGAGGTATGAACAGGTAAAGCATGACATCGCTTGCCTTGACAGTGACCCAGGAACTTGACCTCGATGCGCTCCTGCCTTTGACACGAGGCTTCTTTCACTTGGCACGGGTTGTCGTACGAGCGGCCATCTGACGCACACACCGGGTTGAAGCTTATGTGGGAACAGTCGATGttgcacacacacctgtggaAGCAGATTCAGATGTACTGTTCACAATTTATCCACAACCAGAGGATTAAAGTGTACTCTGACATTAGGTTTAGCCATATTTGTTCAGTGGTGTTATTTTAGATCAGTTCTGGGCTGTATCCCAAATCGCACTTTACTATTctaaataatatgtaaaaatgttcGTCACCGGATTTGATCGAACTCTTTAGTCTGGGGTGACCAATATGTAAGTATTATTGGCtaaaaaatcaattattataGATTAAATAATCTGTAGTTATAATTACAAGTCAGAAGCTGCATCCCAAACCACGTCAGTATTTttactttgttgtctttaagtcATTTTGTTCCAACTTTGGAGGTTTGCGTaggatcactgtcctgctggaagacccagttgcAACCATGCTTTTGGCTGATGTCTAaaggtgttgcttcagtatttctagatgatcttccttcctcatgatgacatctattttctgaagtatctgctttcttttcaagcaaaacacccccacaacatcacgctgccacctccatgcttcacagttgggacgGTTTTCTTctgattaaaagcctcaccatTTTTCCTCCATATAGCGCATAGCGCTTATCATTATGGCTAAACAGTTCAATTTTGATTTCATCTGACCAGATAAGACTCCTATAAAAAGCTcttgatcacctgcaaacttcagtatGGCTTTTTTTCTATGCTGGTCTTGGAGTAGGAGCTTCTTTCTTGTGTGACACGGTaatgtaggactctcttaatggtggatgtatATACTTTGttacctgatgcctccaactccttgatcagttcctttgttgttgttatggggttcagttgaaccttttggACCAATGTTCACTCATCGttgggagttaatttgtgcctcctGCCTGAATGATGCGTTTTTTTTGGTGTCTGGGGCACCAAATGGTCccaaattttttatatttgcatacaattatCTGTACAGATATGGTATGGTACCTTCACTTGTTTGGATATGGCTCCAAAGGAGGAACTTGTGGTGGTCCACAATTATTTCTAAGTTCTTTGCTGAGTTGCTTGAATGTAAGAAGTCATTAcatctggaatcttccagactgtttaaaaagacagtcaacttggtgtgtgtaaacttttgaaccaCTTATATAAtcctgatatagtgaattaaagctgagtCTTTCACCAAtcgattgttttaaaattaaatgaaattttaaatgaaatgtgtggTGTTGTGAAAATCTGTGATCGAAAAACTGAGATGGAacgtctttagcctaggtgtgtgtaaacttttgccaTCAACTgtattatttaatgtgttttgggAAGAGGGATAAGTACCAGCAATGTCAAACAGTCCTAAACCTTTATAGCCCAAATAATCCACACAGAGGTAACACGGAATAATCTTCAAACCCCACAACAAagccccaaacacacacacacacacacacacacacacagtggattaGGATATTATTAATGGAAACTGATGAACATGTCTTTTAACATCACAGACTCAGACCTGGAGGAAGCTGTCTGTAGAGTTTGCACTGGCAATGACttcaatatttcagaaaacaGGCCAAAAATAGGCACCGACACCCACTGTGCTCTGCATCATGCTCTCCTCACTGCCGTCTGTATGAAAATCCATTACAATGATTCAGAGCTGAGTTCACCTAAACACACTA includes these proteins:
- the tmeff2a gene encoding tomoregulin-2a isoform X2, which translates into the protein MGFAAVSATAEPRRSWSRAARDWLWVAVVSLLATFPVQRLRAFPSSLSDCQTPTGWNCSGDDDRDTDLFLCDTNTCKFDGECLRIGDIITCICDFKCNNDYAPVCGSNNKFYNNECLLRRDACKQQTEILVVSEGPCPIEAGSGSGDEGNEGSAENGQKETSTCDICQFGAECDVDAEDVWCVCNIDCSHISFNPVCASDGRSYDNPCQVKEASCQRQERIEVKFLGHCQGDMITGNKPGDGHYARADLPEEKPEVSEVARGIYIPCPEHYKNYCVHGDCEYPNMLSTPSCSCHSGFSGPQCDTKEYNVLYVVPGSGKVRYVLIASIIGALQVAIICVVVLCITRKCPRTNRINRQKQNVTHYNSENTLRASTRLI
- the tmeff2a gene encoding tomoregulin-2a isoform X1; its protein translation is MGFAAVSATAEPRRSWSRAARDWLWVAVVSLLATFPVQRLRAFPSSLSDCQTPTGWNCSGDDDRDTDLFLCDTNTCKFDGECLRIGDIITCICDFKCNNDYAPVCGSNNKFYNNECLLRRDACKQQTEILVVSEGPCPIEAGSGSGDEAGNEGSAENGQKETSTCDICQFGAECDVDAEDVWCVCNIDCSHISFNPVCASDGRSYDNPCQVKEASCQRQERIEVKFLGHCQGDMITGNKPGDGHYARADLPEEKPEVSEVARGIYIPCPEHYKNYCVHGDCEYPNMLSTPSCSCHSGFSGPQCDTKEYNVLYVVPGSGKVRYVLIASIIGALQVAIICVVVLCITRKCPRTNRINRQKQNVTHYNSENTLRASTRLI